The genomic DNA GTACACGTCGACCTTGTGATCCTTTGCAGCTAACAATATGTATATAGTCTGCCCGTCCCAAGCTTCAGCAAATGCTACCGCGTCAATGGTCCTGCGGTTCCAACAAGCTGAATCAGCCTCGTCATCTAACAAAAATGTCGAAAGCCCTGTGAGCTCGCCATACTCCGGGTCATCTAGACTCCAATCGCGTGTTCTCTCTTTTTGCAGGAGTGTCAATCTCAGAGTCGGGCCCTCGACGCCTAACATACCGCCAGATACTACACTAAAAGGACCGGTATTCCCGTATTCGCATTCCGCCGAGAGTACCTTGGCGAGAGCCACCTTCACCTGCTTGTACTGTACAGCACCAGTTACTGAGGCCCAAGACCAGCTGGGCGCCACACCAGCACCAAGTCGCTTGCGGCCGAACTCCATAGCCCACCACACCAGATCATCGATGATTGAGCCGGACCACAACCCTGCGAGATACTTCTCTCCTGGTCTGATACCAGCCTCGTGGTAATGTTGCGCAACTCCGCCGAACGCTGGGAGCCGGTCTGTGTACTTGGTCAGTCTAAGCTCCGAGTATTGCTCGACGACGCTGTGCCACTGATGCACGCGATACTCGCGTCGCAGCTGCTCGTCCGCGAGTCCCCTCGCTGCTGCGCTCGGGACGGAACTCAAGCGAAAGGATGTTGCATTAGTTTTGTCTATGACCCGCTCTCGGAGGTCGTCATACTGCGCATCGGCCAATGCAGCGAAGTGCTGGACCTTCAGATTATCAATGTCTTGCGTTGAGTTGGATGCGGGACAAGTGCACTCGCAAGAGGCGTTGCTCCAGCATTCCCACAGAAGCTCCTGCTTCGTGAAAAAGACGACCCGGGAAGAGATGATCAGCTCCTGAAAACACCATGCTCGTCCGAACAAAGGTGCTTCAGATGAAATCTGTCGCCAATCATGGAACGGAGTGGTCGCCTCCCGGGTGTAGAGTTGATAATCATGACCATTGAACGCAACGGTTTTTGGGGACGCCCTCTGGGCTGCGGTACTGGAGTAGAGTCCCACGGACCCATCGCCAGCATGTACCCCGACTAGGGTGACATGAGCATTGCCATAGACAGAGAACATCATCGACGCTTCACGGAGCCAGTCCTCTGTGTCATTCTGGACAATGCACATGCTATCAATCCAGATATAGTCAATGCCGAGCCGTCTGGTGAAGTCGACTGCGTCTTGAAAGGTGCGCGTCAGACTGCTCCACGGAACAcactccagctgctgcaacaaattctccttcttcgtcaaGCACTGCATGTGAATCTTTCCCCAACAATGGCTGAGAGCGATGTACCTTGCGGAGGATGGCAGATTTTTGCTTTCAATCAACCGAATGTCCTGACTGCCCGGATTTGGCCGAACGCTAAGAAGCCTGGTAGGGAGGAATTCGCCCTGCTTCCTCTGGCATTGTGCATGTGAGTGTGTGCAAGCGTTGATCTGTTCCTGAACCCAAGACAGAGCTTGATCCGAAGACGTATTGCTGGAGATCATCGGGCAATGCGGTAGACACGGCACTTGAGCGTCCAATCGAAGACCATCTCTGGAAGATGATGTAtagatcatcatcatcgttgaGAGCGGCTTGCGCTTTCTTTTCAGATACAAGCCACCATTGCTGCGCATCACTTGCACGTCTGCTAGACCCAGCAATCCTTGACTTGCGAGGAAGCCAGACAAGAGcgaacagcagaagcaggcatACACTTTGTCCGGTCGCCACTTTCGCGCGCTTATGAGCTTATACTGGCAGTCGCCGTCGTGTGCATTGAGGAGTTGGTCGAGCTTTCCAGACCAGAGGCATCGCCCGCATTGTTGTCGAAAAGCGGCAAGAGATGTAGAGCGCTCGGAAGGCTTTTGGACTTCGTCAATTTGTCTGGCGTCAGCGTTTTTATTTGAGCCTGAGGCGAGGGAAAATCTGAACCACGCGGACTTTGCAAATTGTTTGaggccagaagaagaagccatgcTCGACTTTCAAAGGCGATATTTTGAAACTCTTGAAGCTGAAGACCATATGTGGTGGGCATCGGCCGATCTTGGCCCCGCCTTACTGTGGCGCCATCCTGCGAAGCTGAGGATCGCACAGCATCGCTCGTTCTCGAAAACATTCGGCGATATGTTCGCGCAAATCCGTGCAAGCTGTCTCCTTGTTAGGGGTTGGCGGATCTAACTACGTTGCATCGTGGATGCCTCGCTGGCGAAGCTGTTTTGCAAGGCCATCACTTTCCCCTTTCATTTTCTGGCAGTTCATCATCCCACTCGATTGCGGAACCTCGCTGCGAGTATTTACCGTCACGTTAAATCGCAGCGCGTAACACCAGGGCCAAGATAGCTGTCCACGGGCGGCATCACATCATCCCTTTTGTGTGGACATCGTCCGCCGATACGTGCCACTCGAAAGCTGATGTCGTAATGCTCTTTGCACAGCATGGCTTCATATTTGACGCAACTTTCCGCCTGTTTCCGTGTCGGTCCTTGCGAAGTGAGAACGAAAGGAATTAATTCTGGCTGTATGCCATCGCATACCACAAATAGCCGTGGCGTGCGGCATGTGGTAGCATGCCGTGAGCGACCACACCAATCCAGCAGCGTAAGTCATCTCACTGCCTCCTGCACTGCCGATGGTTCACAAGCATTAGCAATACAGCTCCCGCGGAAGCAGAGATGGTCAGAGGCACGGATGATTCGATAGCGGTTGAATAGACCTGGTTGTCCTTCGAGACTCGTGTCGATGCAATGACTACAAGCAGCCCGCAAGGTAGCCGATGAGACACCATGAGGTTCGTGATCGTCGTTCACGGGAAAATGCATAATGATGGCAGTTACTCGTAACGAAGTAACGGCAAGTCCATGGAGGACAATTGACTTCCGATGCAGAAAGACATACCACCGGGAACTTGACAATCCGTCTGCACATACGTCTGTGTGCTTCTGAGGATACTCACTCTTTCAGACCGATATCGGATATGGCTGCAGCTGAGAGCAGATTCGATGTGGCCGATGATATACCTCTTCTGTCCCTGTATATCAGGAGTTGCTTCATCTGGCTTGTAGGTGCTCGCCCAACCTGACTTTGGCATCGTCAGACTCAACATGCCGACCGAATTCTTAACCTCCCGGCAGATCGCCGAACAGACTCTTCAAGATGTCCTTaacgacttcgacatcaaaCTCCCAAGCCATGTCCAAAATTTTGCCATTGATTTTCCCTACCCTATTCCATCTCCTGAAGAGACAAACTCGGAGAAGCTCAATTTATCTCTCGTTGGCGCAATACCGGCTTGCGCCAATGCCATTATCGCAGCAGCGATCTTCCAGGCTCGTGGCGGTGCCGCCCAACGAGTAGGAATCGATTTGAGGAGAGGCCATAATTACATCGATCCAGACATCGGGATGACACCGTCCCTCAACCGCCAGGAGGTTCCTCTGGACGTTGTCTTTGGGAATCCTTTCTTGAAGAACATCTACGAAACCGAAGATCACAAGTATGCAGTGCTCAGTGCCGTGTATGTGGACCTCGTCTATCAGTGGAGCGCATTTCTGGGTTGTTCCGTCGCGCAGAGCGCCGTCGCAGAAGCTGTCAAATCCTGGAATGCAACTGGTAAGCCTGATAAGATCGTGTGGCCGTCACCTGGTGAGACACTCGCTAATGCACAGTTTTCTAACCTCACCAGATCTGGAAGAAGCAGCCGCAGCGGCTGGGTTGCCCATGGCCATCTGCCAAACCGAAGAGTCTTGGAAACGTCATCCACAGGGAGTAGAACTTGGCAAGAAGCCGTGGGTACCAGTTGAAGAAGTGCCTTCCGTCCCTGCAGAGAATGATTCTCTCCCCCTTCCGCTCCCGTGTCATCCAGCTCGACCTCTCTCGGGCCTCCGAGTTCTGTGCCTCACGCACGCCATCGCTGGGCCTTCAGCAGGTCGCACGCTGGCAGAGCATGGAGCATCGGCTCTGCAGGTAATGTTCACACATGGATTTGAACATCTATTTGTGTATTCCTACGCAAGCCTCGGGTTATCAACGACTCGCCTCAGTCTACACAAAGAAGCCGATCGTGCAAGATTACGGACGCTGGTCAAAGACGCCCACGTGTGGATCGACAGCTACAGACCTGATGCTATCGCAAAGTTCGGCTTCAGCAATTCAGACCTGCACCATATCAATCATAGCCTGATCATATGCCGAGTAACATGCTACGGCACCAGTGGACCATGGAACTCCAAGCCTGGGTTCGACATGCAAGGTTCCTCGTCCAGCGGAATGATGACCCTCATGGGACAGGGTGTAGGCGACGGCCAACCTCAGTGGCCACCAGGCATGGTAATCAACGACTACACAACGGGCTATGCAGCGGCCTTGGCGATCCAGAGCATCATCGTGAAGCGAGTGCAAGGCGAAGTCGGAGCTCAACATGGCTGGCTCGTAAGCCCAAGCTTAACTGGTACTGCCATGGCGATCTCGAAGTACTTCAAGACATCTCGTTTCAGCCCGCCAACTGATCAAGAAGGCTCTCATGCTTTGCCGCCAGAGACGCTCGAAGGGGACACGGGCCTTGGCTATTTGAAAACATTGGCTTCTCTGCCGAAGCTCAGTGTTACTCCTATCTTCTATGAGGTTGGGTTGCTGGGTTCCTTGGGCTCAGCGCTACCTCGGTTCCCTGGGTATGATGCCGATTTTGATCTGGAAGATGCGACACCAATGAAGAAGGAAGATGTGGCAGAACAGGTGGGAGCTCCAAAGGCCCAGCGTTTAGAAGAGCTGAGAAAGCTAGCAAAGGCCTACAAAGCAAGGAGGGACCGGACCTGATGCGAGTGTAGGAAAGACTGACCGTGATCCAATGCAAGAATTTCCTCCTCTAAGCCCGCTTAAGCTCTTGTTGTAAGTTGTACTTGATAGTCCAAGTTACGCCAGTGCTTCCTCCATTTTCCCTAATGATTTCTGTTATTAACGCCGTGTCAATTCTGAACAAAGTGCCCTGAGCGAACGCCCGTCCCCTAACCCACATCGTCCTACCATCGTCGCCTCTATACCGCGGGGTCGCCGGTCGGGGAACAGGATACAAATATCT from Cercospora beticola chromosome 3, complete sequence includes the following:
- a CDS encoding uncharacterized protein (antiSMASH:Cluster_8); amino-acid sequence: MCIVQNDTEDWLREASMMFSVYGNAHVTLVGVHAGDGSVGLYSSTAAQRASPKTVAFNGHDYQLYTREATTPFHDWRQISSEAPLFGRAWCFQELIISSRVVFFTKQELLWECWSNASCECTCPASNSTQDIDNLKVQHFAALADAQYDDLRERVIDKTNATSFRLSSVPSAAARGLADEQLRREYRVHQWHSVVEQYSELRLTKYTDRLPAFGGVAQHYHEAGIRPGEKYLAGLWSGSIIDDLVWWAMEFGRKRLGAGVAPSWSWASVTGAVQYKQVKVALAKVLSAECEYGNTGPFSVVSGGMLGVEGPTLRLTLLQKERTRDWSLDDPEYGELTGLSTFLLDDEADSACWNRRTIDAVAFAEAWDGQTIYILLAAKDHKVDVYTRVGILFQDDTDDRIRTWREKLPRRSFRVV
- a CDS encoding uncharacterized protein (antiSMASH:Cluster_8~SMCOG1189:L-carnitine dehydratase/bile acid-inducible), encoding MPTEFLTSRQIAEQTLQDVLNDFDIKLPSHVQNFAIDFPYPIPSPEETNSEKLNLSLVGAIPACANAIIAAAIFQARGGAAQRVGIDLRRGHNYIDPDIGMTPSLNRQEVPLDVVFGNPFLKNIYETEDHKYAVLSAVYVDLVYQWSAFLGCSVAQSAVAEAVKSWNATDLEEAAAAAGLPMAICQTEESWKRHPQGVELGKKPWVPVEEVPSVPAENDSLPLPLPCHPARPLSGLRVLCLTHAIAGPSAGRTLAEHGASALQVMFTHGFEHLFVYSYASLGLSTTRLSLHKEADRARLRTLVKDAHVWIDSYRPDAIAKFGFSNSDLHHINHSLIICRVTCYGTSGPWNSKPGFDMQGSSSSGMMTLMGQGVGDGQPQWPPGMVINDYTTGYAAALAIQSIIVKRVQGEVGAQHGWLVSPSLTGTAMAISKYFKTSRFSPPTDQEGSHALPPETLEGDTGLGYLKTLASLPKLSVTPIFYEVGLLGSLGSALPRFPGYDADFDLEDATPMKKEDVAEQVGAPKAQRLEELRKLAKAYKARRDRT